In one Musa acuminata AAA Group cultivar baxijiao chromosome BXJ2-5, Cavendish_Baxijiao_AAA, whole genome shotgun sequence genomic region, the following are encoded:
- the LOC135582481 gene encoding probable E3 ubiquitin-protein ligase ZFP1 isoform X2 — MPSATIYDLEPSLFELEQGITSRFHSTCDLTQTASMDHRHLTSQTQMSELDDERIWNHPQQDGLLNLANNVASNGVNPVTYFNPTLRANGIQSTSFSSEVPRYATTVTGTSRDPCMHLPSGGSTSQPTHHSVHHGSSYNQHTLREGGSIGNPLMDHERATYKRKNPGSSMPPDRGNRNGYYSAGSSSQCWHPYHVSFVHSHRNDNASSSQEGSQRNVRSRRGNAIHLEDISPWISSSSNGSHHNNSNANTLGAHMVGHWSHTPVSMQPNARVSSSEIGSFNHGINQSYVTSHATNNNLETDGLYRSNLTPFPTPGPSARGLAVGPSGYGQRTAYRANPSYPSMGLAPTPEDVGLPRMEPAVPPRYSTPVSIARQSNERSGRRNRYNRFQSFPNEENARVRQMEGVAMMGHPTLYDPMHMFDQHHGMRLDIDNMSYEELLALEERIGDVSTGLSEDAIRTSLSETIYCMSDRFQDGQDEDRCAICLEAYEDRDPLGQLSCKHTFHSSCITKWLSIKNVCPICKASALEDTPKGE; from the exons ATGCCCAGTGCAACAATCTATGATTTGGAGCCTTCACTATTTGAACTTGAACAAGGCATTACGTCAAG ATTTCATTCTACTTGTGATTTGACGCAAACAGCTAGTATGGATCATAGGCACTTAACTAGTCAAACTCAAATGTCTGAATTGGATGACGAGCGAATTTGGAACCATCCACAGCAAGATGGTCTATTGAACTTGG CTAACAATGTGGCCTCCAATGGGGTTAACCCTGTGACTTATTTCAACCCTACTTTGAGGGCAAATGGCATCCAATCAACAAGTTTTAGTTCTGAGGTTCCGAGATATGCAACAACTGTTACAGGAACGTCTCGTGATCCTTGTATGCATCTTCCATCAGGTGGAAGCACAAGTCAACCTACACACCATTCTGTTCATCACGGATCTTCCTATAACCAGCATACATTGAGGGAAGGGGGTAGCATTGGCAATCCATTAATGGACCATGAAAGAGCAACCTATAAAAGGAAAAACCCAGGAAGCTCCATGCCTCCTGACAGAGGAAACAGGAATGGATATTATAGTGCTGGAAGTTCTTCTCAGTGCTGGCACCCGTATCATGTCAGCTTTGTCCACAGTCACAGGAATGACAATGCATCAAGTTCTCAGGAAGGATCTCAAAGGAATGTCAGAAGTCGACGTGGTAATGCCATTCACCTAGAAGACATCTCACCTTGGATCAGTTCAAGTAGCAATGGCTCTCATCATAATAATTCAAATGCAAATACTCTGGGCGCTCACATGGTGGGACACTGGAGCCATACTCCTGTATCTATGCAACCTAATGCGAGGGTTTCTTCTTCag AGATAGGCTCCTTCAATCATGGTATAAACCAGTCTTATGTAACAAGTCATGCCACTAATAATAACTTGGAGACTGATGGATTATATAGATCCAATCTTACACCTTTTCCAACTCCTGGTCCTTCTGCAAGAGGCCTGGCAGTTGGTCCAAGTGGCTATGGTCAAAGAACAGCATACAGAGCCAATCCGAGCTACCCATCCATGGGTTTGGCACCTACTCCTGAAGATGTCGGGCTGCCGAGGATGGAACCTGCTGTGCCCCCGAGGTATTCCACACCAGTTTCTATAGCACGACAGAGTAATGAGAGGAGTGGAAGAAGGAATCGGTACAACCGATTCCAATCATTCCCAAATGAGGAAAATGCCCGTGTTAGACAGATGGAG GGTGTAGCAATGATGGGTCACCCGACCTTGTACGATCCCATGCACATGTTTGATCAGCACCATGGCATGAGACTAGACATAGATAACATGAGTTATGAG GAACTGCTTGCTTTGGAGGAGAGGATAGGCGATGTCAGCACTGGTTTATCTGAAGACGCCATCAGAACAAGCTTGTCTGAGACAATATACTGCATGTCCGATCGATTTCAAGATGGCCAGGATGAGGATCGCTGTGCGATATGCCTG GAAGCATACGAAGATAGAGATCCTCTTGGGCAGCTGAGCTGCAAGCATACGTTCCACTCCAGCTGCATAACGAAATGGCTATCGATCAAGAACGTCTGCCCGATCTGCAAAGCCTCAGCCTTGGAAGATACACCGAAAGGGGAATGA
- the LOC135582481 gene encoding probable E3 ubiquitin-protein ligase ZFP1 isoform X1 encodes MPSATIYDLEPSLFELEQGITSRFHSTCDLTQTASMDHRHLTSQTQMSELDDERIWNHPQQDGLLNLGNGSFVFPANNVASNGVNPVTYFNPTLRANGIQSTSFSSEVPRYATTVTGTSRDPCMHLPSGGSTSQPTHHSVHHGSSYNQHTLREGGSIGNPLMDHERATYKRKNPGSSMPPDRGNRNGYYSAGSSSQCWHPYHVSFVHSHRNDNASSSQEGSQRNVRSRRGNAIHLEDISPWISSSSNGSHHNNSNANTLGAHMVGHWSHTPVSMQPNARVSSSEIGSFNHGINQSYVTSHATNNNLETDGLYRSNLTPFPTPGPSARGLAVGPSGYGQRTAYRANPSYPSMGLAPTPEDVGLPRMEPAVPPRYSTPVSIARQSNERSGRRNRYNRFQSFPNEENARVRQMEGVAMMGHPTLYDPMHMFDQHHGMRLDIDNMSYEELLALEERIGDVSTGLSEDAIRTSLSETIYCMSDRFQDGQDEDRCAICLEAYEDRDPLGQLSCKHTFHSSCITKWLSIKNVCPICKASALEDTPKGE; translated from the exons ATGCCCAGTGCAACAATCTATGATTTGGAGCCTTCACTATTTGAACTTGAACAAGGCATTACGTCAAG ATTTCATTCTACTTGTGATTTGACGCAAACAGCTAGTATGGATCATAGGCACTTAACTAGTCAAACTCAAATGTCTGAATTGGATGACGAGCGAATTTGGAACCATCCACAGCAAGATGGTCTATTGAACTTGG GAAATGGCTCATTTGTGTTTCCAGCTAACAATGTGGCCTCCAATGGGGTTAACCCTGTGACTTATTTCAACCCTACTTTGAGGGCAAATGGCATCCAATCAACAAGTTTTAGTTCTGAGGTTCCGAGATATGCAACAACTGTTACAGGAACGTCTCGTGATCCTTGTATGCATCTTCCATCAGGTGGAAGCACAAGTCAACCTACACACCATTCTGTTCATCACGGATCTTCCTATAACCAGCATACATTGAGGGAAGGGGGTAGCATTGGCAATCCATTAATGGACCATGAAAGAGCAACCTATAAAAGGAAAAACCCAGGAAGCTCCATGCCTCCTGACAGAGGAAACAGGAATGGATATTATAGTGCTGGAAGTTCTTCTCAGTGCTGGCACCCGTATCATGTCAGCTTTGTCCACAGTCACAGGAATGACAATGCATCAAGTTCTCAGGAAGGATCTCAAAGGAATGTCAGAAGTCGACGTGGTAATGCCATTCACCTAGAAGACATCTCACCTTGGATCAGTTCAAGTAGCAATGGCTCTCATCATAATAATTCAAATGCAAATACTCTGGGCGCTCACATGGTGGGACACTGGAGCCATACTCCTGTATCTATGCAACCTAATGCGAGGGTTTCTTCTTCag AGATAGGCTCCTTCAATCATGGTATAAACCAGTCTTATGTAACAAGTCATGCCACTAATAATAACTTGGAGACTGATGGATTATATAGATCCAATCTTACACCTTTTCCAACTCCTGGTCCTTCTGCAAGAGGCCTGGCAGTTGGTCCAAGTGGCTATGGTCAAAGAACAGCATACAGAGCCAATCCGAGCTACCCATCCATGGGTTTGGCACCTACTCCTGAAGATGTCGGGCTGCCGAGGATGGAACCTGCTGTGCCCCCGAGGTATTCCACACCAGTTTCTATAGCACGACAGAGTAATGAGAGGAGTGGAAGAAGGAATCGGTACAACCGATTCCAATCATTCCCAAATGAGGAAAATGCCCGTGTTAGACAGATGGAG GGTGTAGCAATGATGGGTCACCCGACCTTGTACGATCCCATGCACATGTTTGATCAGCACCATGGCATGAGACTAGACATAGATAACATGAGTTATGAG GAACTGCTTGCTTTGGAGGAGAGGATAGGCGATGTCAGCACTGGTTTATCTGAAGACGCCATCAGAACAAGCTTGTCTGAGACAATATACTGCATGTCCGATCGATTTCAAGATGGCCAGGATGAGGATCGCTGTGCGATATGCCTG GAAGCATACGAAGATAGAGATCCTCTTGGGCAGCTGAGCTGCAAGCATACGTTCCACTCCAGCTGCATAACGAAATGGCTATCGATCAAGAACGTCTGCCCGATCTGCAAAGCCTCAGCCTTGGAAGATACACCGAAAGGGGAATGA
- the LOC135582481 gene encoding probable E3 ubiquitin-protein ligase ZFP1 isoform X4, whose translation MDHRHLTSQTQMSELDDERIWNHPQQDGLLNLANNVASNGVNPVTYFNPTLRANGIQSTSFSSEVPRYATTVTGTSRDPCMHLPSGGSTSQPTHHSVHHGSSYNQHTLREGGSIGNPLMDHERATYKRKNPGSSMPPDRGNRNGYYSAGSSSQCWHPYHVSFVHSHRNDNASSSQEGSQRNVRSRRGNAIHLEDISPWISSSSNGSHHNNSNANTLGAHMVGHWSHTPVSMQPNARVSSSEIGSFNHGINQSYVTSHATNNNLETDGLYRSNLTPFPTPGPSARGLAVGPSGYGQRTAYRANPSYPSMGLAPTPEDVGLPRMEPAVPPRYSTPVSIARQSNERSGRRNRYNRFQSFPNEENARVRQMEGVAMMGHPTLYDPMHMFDQHHGMRLDIDNMSYEELLALEERIGDVSTGLSEDAIRTSLSETIYCMSDRFQDGQDEDRCAICLEAYEDRDPLGQLSCKHTFHSSCITKWLSIKNVCPICKASALEDTPKGE comes from the exons ATGGATCATAGGCACTTAACTAGTCAAACTCAAATGTCTGAATTGGATGACGAGCGAATTTGGAACCATCCACAGCAAGATGGTCTATTGAACTTGG CTAACAATGTGGCCTCCAATGGGGTTAACCCTGTGACTTATTTCAACCCTACTTTGAGGGCAAATGGCATCCAATCAACAAGTTTTAGTTCTGAGGTTCCGAGATATGCAACAACTGTTACAGGAACGTCTCGTGATCCTTGTATGCATCTTCCATCAGGTGGAAGCACAAGTCAACCTACACACCATTCTGTTCATCACGGATCTTCCTATAACCAGCATACATTGAGGGAAGGGGGTAGCATTGGCAATCCATTAATGGACCATGAAAGAGCAACCTATAAAAGGAAAAACCCAGGAAGCTCCATGCCTCCTGACAGAGGAAACAGGAATGGATATTATAGTGCTGGAAGTTCTTCTCAGTGCTGGCACCCGTATCATGTCAGCTTTGTCCACAGTCACAGGAATGACAATGCATCAAGTTCTCAGGAAGGATCTCAAAGGAATGTCAGAAGTCGACGTGGTAATGCCATTCACCTAGAAGACATCTCACCTTGGATCAGTTCAAGTAGCAATGGCTCTCATCATAATAATTCAAATGCAAATACTCTGGGCGCTCACATGGTGGGACACTGGAGCCATACTCCTGTATCTATGCAACCTAATGCGAGGGTTTCTTCTTCag AGATAGGCTCCTTCAATCATGGTATAAACCAGTCTTATGTAACAAGTCATGCCACTAATAATAACTTGGAGACTGATGGATTATATAGATCCAATCTTACACCTTTTCCAACTCCTGGTCCTTCTGCAAGAGGCCTGGCAGTTGGTCCAAGTGGCTATGGTCAAAGAACAGCATACAGAGCCAATCCGAGCTACCCATCCATGGGTTTGGCACCTACTCCTGAAGATGTCGGGCTGCCGAGGATGGAACCTGCTGTGCCCCCGAGGTATTCCACACCAGTTTCTATAGCACGACAGAGTAATGAGAGGAGTGGAAGAAGGAATCGGTACAACCGATTCCAATCATTCCCAAATGAGGAAAATGCCCGTGTTAGACAGATGGAG GGTGTAGCAATGATGGGTCACCCGACCTTGTACGATCCCATGCACATGTTTGATCAGCACCATGGCATGAGACTAGACATAGATAACATGAGTTATGAG GAACTGCTTGCTTTGGAGGAGAGGATAGGCGATGTCAGCACTGGTTTATCTGAAGACGCCATCAGAACAAGCTTGTCTGAGACAATATACTGCATGTCCGATCGATTTCAAGATGGCCAGGATGAGGATCGCTGTGCGATATGCCTG GAAGCATACGAAGATAGAGATCCTCTTGGGCAGCTGAGCTGCAAGCATACGTTCCACTCCAGCTGCATAACGAAATGGCTATCGATCAAGAACGTCTGCCCGATCTGCAAAGCCTCAGCCTTGGAAGATACACCGAAAGGGGAATGA
- the LOC135582481 gene encoding probable E3 ubiquitin-protein ligase ZFP1 isoform X3, whose translation MDHRHLTSQTQMSELDDERIWNHPQQDGLLNLGNGSFVFPANNVASNGVNPVTYFNPTLRANGIQSTSFSSEVPRYATTVTGTSRDPCMHLPSGGSTSQPTHHSVHHGSSYNQHTLREGGSIGNPLMDHERATYKRKNPGSSMPPDRGNRNGYYSAGSSSQCWHPYHVSFVHSHRNDNASSSQEGSQRNVRSRRGNAIHLEDISPWISSSSNGSHHNNSNANTLGAHMVGHWSHTPVSMQPNARVSSSEIGSFNHGINQSYVTSHATNNNLETDGLYRSNLTPFPTPGPSARGLAVGPSGYGQRTAYRANPSYPSMGLAPTPEDVGLPRMEPAVPPRYSTPVSIARQSNERSGRRNRYNRFQSFPNEENARVRQMEGVAMMGHPTLYDPMHMFDQHHGMRLDIDNMSYEELLALEERIGDVSTGLSEDAIRTSLSETIYCMSDRFQDGQDEDRCAICLEAYEDRDPLGQLSCKHTFHSSCITKWLSIKNVCPICKASALEDTPKGE comes from the exons ATGGATCATAGGCACTTAACTAGTCAAACTCAAATGTCTGAATTGGATGACGAGCGAATTTGGAACCATCCACAGCAAGATGGTCTATTGAACTTGG GAAATGGCTCATTTGTGTTTCCAGCTAACAATGTGGCCTCCAATGGGGTTAACCCTGTGACTTATTTCAACCCTACTTTGAGGGCAAATGGCATCCAATCAACAAGTTTTAGTTCTGAGGTTCCGAGATATGCAACAACTGTTACAGGAACGTCTCGTGATCCTTGTATGCATCTTCCATCAGGTGGAAGCACAAGTCAACCTACACACCATTCTGTTCATCACGGATCTTCCTATAACCAGCATACATTGAGGGAAGGGGGTAGCATTGGCAATCCATTAATGGACCATGAAAGAGCAACCTATAAAAGGAAAAACCCAGGAAGCTCCATGCCTCCTGACAGAGGAAACAGGAATGGATATTATAGTGCTGGAAGTTCTTCTCAGTGCTGGCACCCGTATCATGTCAGCTTTGTCCACAGTCACAGGAATGACAATGCATCAAGTTCTCAGGAAGGATCTCAAAGGAATGTCAGAAGTCGACGTGGTAATGCCATTCACCTAGAAGACATCTCACCTTGGATCAGTTCAAGTAGCAATGGCTCTCATCATAATAATTCAAATGCAAATACTCTGGGCGCTCACATGGTGGGACACTGGAGCCATACTCCTGTATCTATGCAACCTAATGCGAGGGTTTCTTCTTCag AGATAGGCTCCTTCAATCATGGTATAAACCAGTCTTATGTAACAAGTCATGCCACTAATAATAACTTGGAGACTGATGGATTATATAGATCCAATCTTACACCTTTTCCAACTCCTGGTCCTTCTGCAAGAGGCCTGGCAGTTGGTCCAAGTGGCTATGGTCAAAGAACAGCATACAGAGCCAATCCGAGCTACCCATCCATGGGTTTGGCACCTACTCCTGAAGATGTCGGGCTGCCGAGGATGGAACCTGCTGTGCCCCCGAGGTATTCCACACCAGTTTCTATAGCACGACAGAGTAATGAGAGGAGTGGAAGAAGGAATCGGTACAACCGATTCCAATCATTCCCAAATGAGGAAAATGCCCGTGTTAGACAGATGGAG GGTGTAGCAATGATGGGTCACCCGACCTTGTACGATCCCATGCACATGTTTGATCAGCACCATGGCATGAGACTAGACATAGATAACATGAGTTATGAG GAACTGCTTGCTTTGGAGGAGAGGATAGGCGATGTCAGCACTGGTTTATCTGAAGACGCCATCAGAACAAGCTTGTCTGAGACAATATACTGCATGTCCGATCGATTTCAAGATGGCCAGGATGAGGATCGCTGTGCGATATGCCTG GAAGCATACGAAGATAGAGATCCTCTTGGGCAGCTGAGCTGCAAGCATACGTTCCACTCCAGCTGCATAACGAAATGGCTATCGATCAAGAACGTCTGCCCGATCTGCAAAGCCTCAGCCTTGGAAGATACACCGAAAGGGGAATGA